Proteins from a genomic interval of Synechococcus sp. A15-28:
- a CDS encoding endodeoxyribonuclease: protein MSSLQAWNGFRSKFEYLVAENLVENGHCFDYEPKRTHYVSHHHYTPDFRVEGQDFYVECKGGSMSAEDRAKYQKASEQNEDLDLRFLFYNDRPIAKNSSTTFSMWAKRHGFPYSIGPEIPSQWLN from the coding sequence GTGTCATCTTTACAAGCTTGGAACGGCTTTAGAAGCAAGTTCGAATATCTGGTTGCAGAGAACCTGGTCGAGAATGGGCATTGTTTCGATTACGAGCCAAAAAGAACTCACTATGTCAGCCACCATCACTACACGCCAGACTTCAGAGTTGAAGGTCAAGACTTCTATGTTGAGTGCAAAGGTGGCTCGATGAGTGCAGAAGATAGAGCCAAATATCAAAAGGCATCTGAGCAGAACGAGGACTTAGATCTGCGCTTCTTGTTTTATAACGACCGACCCATCGCCAAGAACAGCTCCACCACCTTCTCGATGTGGGCGAAGAGGCACGGCTTCCCATACTCAATTGGGCCAGAGATCCCGTCGCAGTGGCTCAATTAG
- a CDS encoding VapE domain-containing protein has product MQQQGWNFEQKPWCDGLLRVAQKHRYDPVLDYLQYLEKADDVEPVDINKIATNYLNTESNLSDQMMKVALLGAVARRFEPGCQFDTVVVLKGDQGIRKSTFWKILCSPLWFCDSTPKDNKEMIMNMHSCWIFELAELENITSKKGVGELKALITTASDMIKKPYGRNIERDNRRSIMVSSVNGDDFLRDPSGNRRFQVLSLPQKAQKQEFIPVELVARDRDRIWKAAILAYRAGEKPMLSLENQELSNQQNKGYLPEDMWSAKLDKWLDKWLLGMNEYGVIDKEPHEYFTTLDALRGVGFDGWEEKLGRREEMRMAALLQAKGFRKDDQQKTINGVRGYYWHQSE; this is encoded by the coding sequence ATGCAGCAGCAAGGCTGGAACTTCGAACAAAAGCCATGGTGTGATGGTCTGCTCAGAGTTGCTCAGAAGCATCGCTATGACCCAGTACTCGATTATTTGCAATATCTGGAGAAAGCAGATGATGTAGAGCCTGTCGATATAAATAAAATTGCGACTAATTACCTAAATACTGAATCGAATCTGAGTGATCAGATGATGAAGGTGGCATTACTGGGTGCAGTTGCAAGGCGGTTTGAGCCTGGATGCCAGTTTGACACTGTTGTGGTTCTCAAAGGTGATCAGGGCATCCGAAAATCTACATTCTGGAAAATATTGTGCAGCCCGTTGTGGTTCTGCGATTCAACGCCAAAGGACAACAAAGAGATGATCATGAATATGCACAGCTGTTGGATCTTTGAACTTGCAGAGCTTGAAAACATCACCAGCAAGAAAGGTGTGGGCGAATTAAAAGCCCTGATCACTACTGCATCGGACATGATCAAGAAACCCTATGGACGAAACATTGAGCGTGATAATCGCCGCAGCATTATGGTTTCGAGCGTCAATGGAGATGACTTTTTAAGAGATCCAAGCGGGAACAGACGCTTCCAAGTACTCTCGCTTCCGCAGAAGGCCCAGAAACAAGAATTTATCCCTGTTGAACTTGTAGCTCGAGACAGAGATCGCATCTGGAAGGCTGCAATTCTCGCCTATCGTGCTGGTGAAAAGCCCATGCTTTCGTTAGAGAATCAAGAGCTATCTAACCAACAAAACAAAGGCTACTTGCCTGAAGATATGTGGAGTGCGAAGCTCGATAAATGGCTCGATAAATGGTTGTTAGGTATGAATGAATATGGTGTTATTGATAAGGAACCTCATGAATATTTCACTACCCTGGATGCATTGAGGGGCGTCGGGTTTGACGGCTGGGAAGAGAAGCTAGGACGAAGGGAAGAAATGCGTATGGCCGCCTTGTTGCAAGCAAAGGGTTTCCGCAAAGATGACCAGCAGAAGACAATCAATGGCGTTCGTGGTTATTACTGGCACCAATCAGAATGA
- a CDS encoding bifunctional DNA primase/polymerase, translating into MLKLKMFEANQQADSPASLYPEQADKTCHSNQYEDLSACPKEWRYLPVDDNKVPWDYKTNSELKWKGFEGYTAEQIQQMQPKAVGLILGERSLGVGAIDFDGPGSEEEFLRLFGRPSSDLPSSLAWTSGKPDRRQIAFSVPSAWRDKLRHRQWRQGGSIVFEARFPAQGSNLQSVIAGKHPETGGYRWVKGCSPQEVDVAEAHEWLLEALLETDSYLPKNCPKPQKDLSDAEQEHNRQKALAALK; encoded by the coding sequence TTGCTTAAATTAAAAATGTTTGAAGCTAATCAGCAGGCGGATTCCCCTGCCTCATTATATCCAGAACAGGCAGACAAAACCTGTCATAGCAACCAGTATGAAGATCTAAGTGCCTGTCCAAAAGAATGGCGCTATCTCCCAGTCGATGACAACAAAGTTCCATGGGACTACAAAACCAACAGTGAACTGAAGTGGAAAGGATTCGAGGGATATACGGCAGAACAGATTCAACAGATGCAACCAAAAGCCGTTGGATTGATCCTCGGTGAAAGATCTTTAGGGGTTGGTGCGATTGACTTTGACGGTCCAGGTTCAGAAGAGGAATTCCTGCGTCTGTTCGGGCGACCCTCCTCTGATTTACCTTCCTCCCTCGCTTGGACCAGCGGAAAACCAGACCGGCGTCAGATTGCTTTCTCAGTTCCATCTGCGTGGCGGGACAAGCTCAGACACAGGCAGTGGAGGCAAGGCGGATCCATAGTTTTTGAGGCCCGCTTTCCCGCTCAAGGATCAAATCTGCAAAGCGTCATTGCTGGAAAGCATCCAGAAACAGGTGGCTACCGCTGGGTAAAGGGCTGCTCACCACAAGAGGTGGACGTTGCAGAAGCTCATGAGTGGTTGTTGGAAGCTCTCTTGGAGACTGACTCTTATCTGCCTAAGAACTGCCCTAAGCCTCAGAAAGATCTTTCAGACGCAGAACAAGAACACAACAGACAAAAGGCGCTTGCTGCTCTGAAGTAA